One genomic window of Desmospora activa DSM 45169 includes the following:
- the dacB gene encoding D-alanyl-D-alanine carboxypeptidase/D-alanyl-D-alanine endopeptidase, with protein MNGEKFRALLTEWERAYGEYGARIGCSVLEPSGRVIWEQDNHKWFVPASNQKLWTTGVALDRLGPTFQWETHFSWEEEACWIRGGGDPGFDLVQSAAVAEVMKRAGLKRIRRFYIDCSINPDPVWGPGWMWDDLDEGFTAPVSSLVMEGNRIRFFAEPGGDSPIWKWEPAQADVQVNADVTWDGDDPTDIVVRRKKHRNHFFLQGTLSPQEPEVEGAVASAPRFFVEMFSHSCREAGIQVDRFPLIDFAPYRSGEAVWIQPSQPLATLLTRVNGDSDNLTAEILLRTLGRDDTGTFSQERGLELLSRYWSEQGVKPPSRQVDGSGLSSHNAATPYALATWMNRMLARPHRQVWIDSLARYGISGTLKDRPLPQVPLTIAAKTGSLTGVRTLTGYLLQSGLPVLIFSLLINGLAEDEHGELLQDRFIDLLCRWR; from the coding sequence ATGAACGGAGAGAAATTTCGTGCCCTGTTGACGGAGTGGGAAAGAGCTTATGGCGAATACGGAGCACGGATCGGTTGCTCGGTTTTAGAACCGAGTGGACGGGTGATATGGGAGCAGGATAACCATAAATGGTTTGTGCCCGCTTCCAACCAAAAATTATGGACGACGGGTGTGGCGCTGGATCGATTGGGGCCCACTTTTCAGTGGGAGACCCACTTTTCATGGGAGGAAGAGGCTTGCTGGATTCGAGGCGGTGGTGATCCTGGCTTTGATCTCGTTCAAAGTGCTGCTGTTGCGGAAGTGATGAAACGAGCGGGGCTAAAACGGATTCGCCGTTTTTACATCGACTGTTCCATCAATCCCGATCCAGTATGGGGACCGGGCTGGATGTGGGATGATCTGGACGAAGGGTTTACTGCTCCTGTAAGCAGCTTGGTGATGGAAGGAAATCGCATTCGCTTTTTTGCCGAGCCCGGAGGGGATTCTCCAATATGGAAATGGGAACCGGCCCAGGCGGATGTACAAGTGAATGCCGATGTAACCTGGGATGGTGATGATCCTACCGATATCGTTGTTCGGCGAAAAAAGCATCGCAATCACTTTTTCCTTCAGGGGACACTTTCACCGCAAGAGCCTGAAGTGGAGGGAGCGGTTGCTTCCGCTCCACGCTTTTTTGTCGAAATGTTCTCCCATTCATGTCGGGAAGCGGGTATCCAGGTGGATCGTTTTCCGCTGATCGATTTTGCTCCTTATCGCAGTGGGGAAGCAGTATGGATTCAACCATCCCAGCCTTTGGCAACCCTGCTGACACGAGTAAATGGAGACAGCGACAATCTGACGGCAGAGATATTGTTGCGGACGCTGGGACGGGATGATACCGGAACTTTTTCGCAGGAGCGGGGATTGGAACTGCTTTCCCGCTACTGGAGCGAGCAAGGAGTGAAACCGCCGTCACGACAAGTAGACGGCTCCGGTTTATCCAGTCATAATGCCGCAACACCGTATGCGTTGGCAACCTGGATGAACAGGATGTTGGCAAGACCCCATCGCCAGGTTTGGATTGACAGCCTCGCTCGTTACGGCATCAGTGGCACCTTAAAAGACCGTCCTCTTCCGCAGGTACCGCTGACGATTGCCGCTAAGACCGGCTCCCTTACCGGTGTTCGCACCTTGACGGGTTATCTCTTGCAGAGTGGTCTGCCTGTGTTAATCTTTTCTCTTTTAATCAATGGGTTAGCGGAAGATGAACACGGAGAGCTTTTACAAGATCGGTTTATCGATTTGCTCTGCCGATGGCGATGA